From the Antennarius striatus isolate MH-2024 chromosome 15, ASM4005453v1, whole genome shotgun sequence genome, the window GTCAGTCTGTTGTCAATGATATGAAAGCATCCCACCTTTCATGTCATTAAAAGCATGGGGGTGTCATGGAGGATTTTCTTTGGGCCCTTCGGTACCAACTGAGACGTGTTTGAATACTCAGCGTACCAGAGTGTTGCTCCTGACTCCATTAACACCAGTCTGTCTGCAAAAATTGCATATGCCCCACACTTTTGTAGGCCCATTAGGTGACCatatttaagacatttttcCTTAACTTTATTTCTTActtctgcggtgcactggcatcgtgtaCCCTGCTCCACACcccaagtccactgggataggctccagcaacccgcAATGGAGGAAGAAGTGGATACTGAAGGTGAATGTGAATGTATTTCATACATGCTGCTGCCAGACTTCATTTCTATCGAATGAAACTCAACCTTTCATCTATTTCATTTCACTCTATtgtcataaaatatattaagaatcttttacatgtttttaacgTTTAGTGCAGAATTCCAGTTGATCCCTCACTAAACCTCTCAGCTGGGAgcgatatacagtattttgggGTTCTGGAGCAAAACCCAAAAATGaggacctgaaaaaaaaactcagataTGTTTTAATCCCATTTATTTATGACCAGTACAGTTATACACTGTGTATTTTGAAAAGAAGAGGCAGAGCAGGCAGACGTGATGAGAAGTAGAACCACTAATCACAAAGACCCCACAGTTGTTCTTTTAGGAGGAAATGGTTCCAACTTCCAAAAACTGTGCACAAATATGGAGCTGCTGTTTTTGTGATTAGAATATAAAGCAACCAGAGACAGTATAATTATCAATCCACCAACAGTCACAACAATGGTCAGTAAGTGCAATGCtggaggaaggtgtgtgtgtgtgtgtgtgtgtgtgtgtgtcaggactgAGATGTTTTTAACTATAATAAACACAGAATCCAGTTTGTTTTGGACACCGCAGACAGTGGCCAACAGTCAGACTATTAACACCGTCTCACAACCGTGACCCCAGAACCTTTTTGTGTGAGAAAGattttaattactgtacagtGACTGAAAAACAGCCGAATGATTTGTTTTGATAATTCTTCATAATTTGCAAATATCAGCTTAAACTAAATAAGTACGcacttttaaaatttttcattgCATTCAAATGATTCTTACTGAGCCAAAGACCTGGGGACATTTTACAGTGTTGACAAGACAAAAGTCATAGCAGAAATGATCAGATTCAGGTTTCAGCGTGGAACAAACAAGGACACACAATAAATGGAACAGTTGAAGGGACAACACACAGAATTCTGTCATTTAATTGAAATTTTTAACATGCTGCCACATGCTATGCcagggcatgtgtgtgtgtctatattcAGGGTCTGCAGCGCTGGATGAACCGTGGGTACAAGCAGACGTCACGGATGTGGTGTCTGTTCAGCAGCCAGGTGAGGAAACGCTCCAGACCCAGCCCATAACCACCGTGGGGACATGTTCCATACttcctctgaaacacacacacacacgcacacgttaACACAATTTGCTGAAGGCAGTCCCTCCCTTGACAAAAAGGTTCACAGGTTATAAATCTTCTACAAACAAGCTTAGCGTTTCCTCGGTTGTCCGTTACCTGGTCTGTGTACCAGTAGTAGGGCGTGGGGTCAATCCCCTCCCTCTTGTAtccctccagcagctcctcggCGTCCCAGATACGCATCGATCCGCCGACAATCTCACCGACATTTGGCATCAAAACGTCGACCTGCAGCACAGCCAGACAACGGacgtttcctttcatttcaacAACAAATATGTTCCACTGGTTTGTTCACTGGTTTCCACTGTCATGAAGAGTCTGAACCACAGCAGCGTGATGTCAACAAGTCGTGTGCGATGTCAAGTGTGAGTGAAAAAGGTGAGAACATGAGAAACCACTCTGATCTGGCACCTTCAGTGAATACCTAACATGATGCACCTGTTTGATTTATGCAGCATCAGTGCATGGTGTTAGAATCTAAACTACATTCTTAACACTATCCATATAGTTCATTCTGTTGCCTCTGACAGGAAAGAACCAAACACCACCCTGATAGAGCTCCTGGATCCATGCTCTAACTCAGATTTTTGTTTGAGGTTCGTACCGACTCGGTGAGGCGTCTGTCCTCCGGACAGCGCTGCATGTAGAAGGATTTGATCTCAGCGGGGAAACGGCAGAGCAGGATGGTCTCGTTGATGGTGTCTGTCATCAACCTCTCTGGAGCCTCGGGGATGTCCTGAGAATGAATCCGTCAGTAGATGAGGACAAATAACAACACAAGCTTTATGAAAGAAGATCTATCCGAAGTTGTTACTCCTCCACCGTGAGAACAAAGCTTTATTTACAATGTCTTCTAACAGTTACAAACAACACAAGAACAAGTCTTTTTTTCTCGAACATGGCGACAGAACCGTGGTGAGTGTGGTCAATGCAAACCATAGTAGGATGTAGAAGTTAAGTCACATGATTCTGACATTCAGAGCTGCAGCTGTCGGTAGGGAGTTTTCCCCCTACAGGCCAGTCTGAAAACTGCAGCCTGTCATATGGAATTTGTGAATCTTGTTTGAGAATAACACAAACTATGATCATTTCTTTAACTACCTGCTTTGTAAATTCTAATGTTTCTTGAACAACTAAACTTAATGGTAAATATTGACTAACAGGTGTAATGACTATTTATTTGAAGTCTGAGATGTTCGCTATCCCTGATTCTATGGAAAACAGCACCACTTTCACGTCTGATGATGACAAGTGTTGTGTTACATATTCTGATGTGTGGTGTCCAGTCATCACCTCTCCAAACTCATAGTAAGAGCCATCTTCCTTCTTCACGTCATGCTCTTTGAGCCACTCAATGGCTTCGGTGTAGTTCATCCTCCTGAATGGCCTCTTGGGGGGTTTGAAGTTCTGTAACAAAGGAGTAAAGCTGCTGTTTGAGGGCGCAAGAGGGAGAGTGGAAGGGTAAAATCCCTGTGACTGTTAGTGTTTATCAGTTACTGAATGTAGAATTGATGAAAGTTCCATCAAGTATCTGTTCATTCAATTTACCACTGACAAACCTCATTCAATGTTTAAATTAGCTGTTGCCCCTCCGTATGAACTTTCGTTGTGGttagaacacaaacagaaacacgcTGACACCTCATGACGTACAGGGTTAACGTCATACAGCAGCTCTGCGGCGGGGGATTTGAGCACCCGGTCCACCACGTCACACACCAGGTCCTCCAGTCTGGTCAGCAGGTCCTCAAACGTGATGAAGGGACACTCTGCCTCGATGTGAGAGTACCTGAACACCGAAAACAAGCACAAAACAGAGTTCAtcttacctcaagaaagtagtgcatctctgggatgcgcttcaaaaaacatttgtgcatcccaacatgacgtttatgcatacCAAAAGCAATAACAGTATATACAGTGGAagcgtatgcaaggattgagttttgcaaATGGTACAATATGGAAACTTAACAAACACGGAACTCACTCTGACAGGTGTCTGCGGGTACGAGACTGCTCGGCCCGGTAGGACTGGGCCACACAGAAGGTGTCTCCCAGGGCAGGTATGCAGGTCTCCAGGTAGAGCTGAGAGGACTGTGTCAGGTACGCCTGCTCCCCAAAGTAGTTAAGGCCGAACAGCGTGGAGCCGCCCTCCACCTGAGTCTGTACCAGGGTTGGAGGAGTGATCTATGgccagaaaaaaaaccacacagtTGGAGACGGACTGCAGAGCAGGTATGAAACAAGTCTGCATCACCTGTTAGAATCAGCGTTACATGTTATTGACTGACTTTAAAACAGTGTTGCCATTCTTTTGTTGGATTTAGAAAAAGCAGATGCTCAATCATTTTTTACTGTACTACCAAACTTCAACCAGAGAAAAGTTCTTCAAGGTCATAACACAAGGACGAGTCTGCACACAGACAATGAAGAATTTGTTTAGTAGAAATGTTCTCGTGTTCCTGTAAGGTAAAATACTACTAATGCTACGCATAAAAATTTGAGAAAAAGATCCAGATAAGCCAatctgctgaagaaaaaaaaaatgtaggcCACACACACGTTTAGAGATAAAATTGTTCTGATCTAAATTACTTTGATGgggaaggaggaaaagaaacccCTTAGATCGCTGCCTGTAAGCCTTGAATCCATCCTGGATGAGTGATCCCAGAATGCCTGCAGGGTGCTGACCTGCTTCtattaatggcatttaaatttaaaaatatcaaatacaaGGTCATAATAATCACTCTCAGGTGGTCTGTAGACCCGACACTACCAAAGACGTTTAAATTCTGAGCTTCCGGTGCTTCACCTCATAGTATCCGCGGCTGAAGAAGTGATCCCTGAAGCACTGTGTGACAGTGGACCGGAGCCGGAGGATCTTGGAGACGTTCTCTCCTCGGATCATCATGTGTCGGTTGTTCAGCTGGACATCCACGTCCGACTCTTCGTTGAGCAGGTTGTCGGCCCCCCCTGCTGGGGAAAGGCCAATGAGCTCCCAGTAGTCACAATGCAGCTCATGGCCTCCTGGGGCCTagtggaggaagaaaagagatTAGCAAAGGTCTTTTGCATACATTCACTCCAACCATTCTGCAGTATCACTTTGTGTCGGGCATTTCATTGTTGCAGAATATCCTTATTTAGTATCAGACATCTGTGGATATATTATTCAAAATTTGAAAGCATCATTATAACAGAAGTCTCTGAAGTTGTATTGTACAGTATAGATTTCAATGCTgttaaataaagtcaaacaaAGTTTCTCTGTGCTCAAGCTAATATCATGTTATCATCATGTTATTCCTGCATAATGTAGTTCCTGGATGGAAGTGGACTTTCTGCTGGTTACGCCTGATGATCAGGGTTTACCTGTTTGCCTTCAAGAACAGGAGTGAGTGTCCCATACAGAGCTACAGTACTCTCTGTGGACAACACCAGGCCGTTGTAGCACTGACACTGGAGACATGAACCAGAGAAGATGTCAGGTAGTTAGCATCagataaaaacagacacaggGGAAGCATTTCTGAGCTGATGGCCTCTTGGTAAGACTCCAGTAATCATGGAGGTGtggcgcacacacgcacacacacacacacacacacacacacacacacacacacacacaaaatcattgTATCCCTTAAAAAATATGATCTGTCCCACAAAAGCTTGTCTCAGTGCTGTGTTACATGAATGAAGACTTTTACCAGTTTATCAGACAGGATACACTGGAGGAACCCGGTTCCATCTCTCAACACAATGAACATCAGGTTCTTCCCTGCAGGAGACAAACCATAATGAAATCAGTGTTACATCTTCAACTTCTTATTTAGGTGCACTTTTTTGACCCGCAGCCAAAGACAAAAAActatcaaacaaaaaacattatttaacacTTTATTAATACTTTATTATTCTTTAGTTTACAGCCACAAGGCCAACATATCGActtctttttattctcatgtgCCACTCTCCTCACCTTGTCTCCTAAGGCGATGAACCCATCCGAACACTTTAACTCTCTGACTTCTCTTGGCCTCCAGATGATGGATTTTAACCTGAACACAGTCGACAACCGACGCTGATTAAAATATTCCAGTCAAACAGACAATCAACATCTGTCTAGTACTGAATTCTGGCATTCATGTACACGtgtgagtgtaaagagaatttccccatgAGGGATTAACaaagtgtgaattattattattattattattattattattgacattaGGGCTACTCTCACAAACCTGACGCAGAATATAATTTTGGCAGTTTtcattaccgtattggcccgaatataagacggtgtttttgcattgaaataacactgaaaaagtgggggtcgtcttacattcggggtctagacattgtaCCCATTTACAACGCTACATTGCGCCAGATAtgtttaaagcgaatgctgaactgaactccccaggccaaagcgaacccctgtcacgaagaagaaaataaaaacagcggtagcacgaagaagaaaaataaaaaaatagcggtaagaaagaaaagagaagaaaataagagaagagataacagaaaatggagaaacgtagtgAAAATCTGAgaagtcagagaaaagctttccgtgGTCGTCAAAGCAACCGCTTCCAAGAGGGTGTGCACGTACGTGGGCGAGAAACGAAAGGACTGGATGCccatcagatattaagatgtgatagacagtttttgcatgatttgaatgaggcaaaataacatgctttttctctcaaatatattGTTACAATCATTTCAGAtgcactgtaattattttctgtataaaaatttaatttggtgttcaaaaagtcgtttttcaaacttgagtcttgagaaaaagagggggtcgtcttatagtCAAGGTCGTCTTATAtccgggccaatacggtacttgTGTTTGGCAAACATTTGACTTTATTGCACAAACCCACCCTTCATATAGAGACAGCAGACTTGGTCTCTGGGTTAGGGAAGAAATGCAGTTTGAAATATCTCCAATCATAAATGTCTACAAAGGTTAGATTATCTATCATCAACACACATTTAGATGTGATGCTAAACATTTTATTAGATATTAGTAGTGTTTCAATACTATTAATAAAAATCCAGCAAAGACCATCACAAAGTAATCGTCAGCAATTATAAGGAGtatttcaacactgatgagaGACTTCCTGGCACTTTCTGGTACAACATAAAGTAACGGTAATCTAATAACTATTTAAATATTGGTAAATGTTAAATATGGTATTAAAATGAAGCATTCCCACTGTTACAggtcattttacaatttcagGATTAATttgacagcagaaaaacaatTACATGTAAGACACTCACTGCTTCAGGCTCAGGTAGACTGGGGTCCTTCTCAATGATGACCTTCTTGGCCTCTTCCAGATTCTTCTCTCGCCTCTCGTTGTCCTCCGCCTGCACAACAAACATGGAGATACCAAGCTGCATCTTATTTCATGCTTCCAAAACTGGAGTTTAACTCACAAAACACTGTAAAAATACACATGAATAAAACTAACTGCAACACCTACCTCCTTCTTGTCTTTGGCATCGTTCTTCGTCTGCTCGCGGTTAAAAGCCTTCTTTGCGTTCTTCATCTGCGTCTTTGAGATCACAGCCCACCGCTGAGGAAGTCCAAGTCGATTAACGAACATAGAGATGAGTCCAATAAATCAGAGCTTCCAAAATACCCTGTGCTAGCTCTGAATTGCATATCAACATATCAATAATCCACAGATGGTGGATAAGATGTAAAAAGACCTAATCTACATGAGATAGAAATTAAAgttcaggaaaaagaaaaagtttttcaaGCAACCTCGCCTTCCTTCTGTGATTCTACGTAGAGGGTGGGGAACGGCTCCTTCCCAGCAAAAAGCAGagcctgtgaggacatagaatGAAAATACATCAGTCAGcagtatatacatttaaaaCCTAAACTACTACTCCAACTAATACACCATGGATAATGTAATACTGTAATCTACAGATGTGGGGGATACAGCTGATGTAAACACGGATGTGTTATAAACTACTTACCTTGAGAGGAGTTTTGAAGGGCTTTTGCTCTGTGCCGTCTCCATCCTGGTCGCTGCCACATTTGTCCGAAACATAAAGCTCACCTGTGTACAGAGAAAGGATATTAAAATATGCTCCTGCTGTAACAACTGCTAAGACTTTATTGAATATTAtttgacatgaaatatttgaaaGAATGCtctaaaaaatacacattatatatatatatatatatatattattattattttttttctttttttgctggaTTGTTTTAACATACATATGTGACTCAATGCAGTTAAGGTTTATGTATGGAAGGAAAACTAAAACTTTCTTTGCAGTAAATCGTTCAAACTGAACTGATGAGACAAGATTCCTCATACATAATGTTCTTGTGAGGGTTGAATCATTTTGATCGCCACTGTTAGCGTCTCTGGGCGGATGCAGACTTCAGTCCAGTATCCTGACCCTGAATGTAGGGTTATGAATCAACACGAAACCGACAGCAAATAAATCCATCTCACGAATCACAATTTAAAAAGCGTCTTCATATTTTTGGACACATGGTTGCCTCTTAGTGCTGTAAAGTAGAGCTACAGCTCTATGGATTGATATCGAAACTGAAATACATATAACAATGTCAGTGTTAGCTATAATGCTAACTGCTAACGCCACAGCAACTGATGCAACATTCGAGCCACACATGTCTTCAGGGGTTGGGTTGGCTAAGCTAATTTCTTTCTTACCAACTGACACCTGTGCCACACCTTTCGTTATCTCAGTCGCCATGTCAGCACACCAGCGCCAACTGTCCGTTGAGTAGAGGTCAAGAAATTACTTTAGTTgaagataaaatgaaaatgaaatcccAGAAGATACAGCCACTGCTGTCACCTCAGGAGTTAGCATCCGCCGGTCTCTCCCGACAGAGGAGGAAGTAGCTTCGCTGAGTTTCTTTTCGATAGATTTCACCAGCGGTGATTGGCGAATGACGGAAAGTCCCGCccataaaaaaatatgattggTGCATTGGCTTGTCACTTcggtcaaacaaaaaaatgtaatcgtTGACGTCATGCAAGGAGTACGTTTTGATTAAAAGggacacaaataaaatatgtcaattTACAAAACATATTAGGACTAATAAAAATTGCTACCTCATAATTTTGACACAATATTACACGTTGATGACACAGGAGATAAAAGGTgagtatattttatattatattgttcATAATACTTTTTGTCTCAGAAAACTTCTTAATGAACTAGGGCGGGATATAAGTTCAAAAACATTActaaatccattcattcactgcTGTCTGTGTAGggtctcagttatccaggtcatggttatccaaagctgtttaaatcaatccacttcAAAAGGctcctggatgagaggtgaaaccccttcaagaaactttcttaaagtccagcaGGTAAACTTAAATATCTTTGGATATTTATCCACTTATGGTTTATAAAGATATTATTAAGATATTTATTAAGGGGCTGGTACGATGGTGTACCGTTGTCTCACAGAAACAAGGTTCCAGGTcctcaggcttcctcccacattcaaaaacatgcagtttacgTGAATTGCAAACATCACATTGTCCACAGGTGAGTGTGAGCACGTTTGTTACATGTGGCGCTGCGAtcagctggcatctcatccaggaTGTATCCCACCTCTTGCCtatagctgggataggcccagcagacctgtgacccacaaggcagataaaTGTAGACCATTATCTGCTCTGTAGATGAGTGATCTACTCATCTACAAGATGGATGGATCTTTATTAAGACATGAATCACAAGTAGAGACTCCAGTCATACAATAATGACTCATTTAAAATTCCATGCAACAGCTAGAAATATACTAGTCGTAAATCAAACCTATATCAAAGGGAAGAACAATACAGAACAGACAGGTGGTAACAACAAGAATTTTATTATAATTCACATACGTACACCAAATCATCtatcaaaatgaaagaaatacatTTCTACACAAAGACATGGTCTTGCCTGTACTGTCCCTTCAAATATCAAAGGTTTCTCTCTATCTGAACtaatttgaataaaattgtCAATTTAGTTAaaattttttgtctttgattcTTATTCCTCACACAAATGTGAGGTTACCTCTCTGTATATATTACCTTTTATAATCTTACAGAAAATCTATGAAAGATGAGTTAATGATACTGAAAGCCAAAAATAGCATACAGCAACAAACTCATTTTCAGGATGGAATGACCAGATTGACCAGGTGGTGGAAAAAAAGGTAACATTAACCCATTCCTTTATCTATAAGGCCTCTCAGATTTTAGTAGTTTCCAACATTCAGACTGAATTCAGACAGCGTTGTCATTGCTTCTGTCACGAAGACCCTCAGATTGGAAGAGGTTGGTACCAATTCATCCAGAGTTGAGGAGGTTAGCTGGAGGCGGTGTGTGGGTGGTAGCTTTGGCAGAAGGACAGTCCTTGGGTGTATCTGCTACCTCTTCACTCTCATCTTCTCATTCTTCCTTGGCTCTCCTGCTCAGTGGCTCTCTCCCTTCTTTCCCACAACCTACACAGCAACCAAAAGAAGTCATTGTAAATGAATGTAGCACACCATCAAACCTGAAGGTCGATGAATGAAAGCTGTTGGAAGTGTTCCATACCCTTCTGAAATCCCCCATGTTGGTGGCCTGTACTGGAGTGCCTATGAATGTCAGGTAGTTGATTTTTGTTGTCTCCTCATTTCCTTGGTTTGACTTGATAAACAactggaggcaaaaaaaaaaattaatacacaaataaacatgtaaagGCATTAACCCCGTGTCTATGTCAGCCATATTAGtttagaaaacacacaatattGTGAAAAGTTAATAAGTCCATCAGAAGGTGTCATTCAGGTTTAAGTGAGTCTATTGTGGAGTATTGGACTGAACATCTTTTGTTTgtaccaggggtgtcaaactcattttcaccgagggccacatcagcatcatggctgtcctcaaaaggcCACATGTAACTCAACTAATATAAGTcaatgtaatgaaaaataaacgTAACtcctccttaatgttaaataactctgaatttattactttctTACTATCTATTACTATTCAAGTTACAGTtgcccagaaaaaaaatgtttctctgttataacgtAAATCCTTTCAATTTgacaggttatgaaacccacataagtCCACCTATCACTGATTAAACTATCCtctaaataaagaataataacatAACAAGCACACGTCAGGACATTAGCTTTGctctaaatgtttttgtcaatgttaaaatgggcttaatgggcattgtgggaaatgtagttgtgCTCAAAGCACTTTTGACcaatttattttgttcaaattATATTGTGTTGATATTACTTGTCGGACAAGTCGCCTATTTTTGAGTTACCTGTAGTTTACTCTCTGggcaataattaaaaataaagaatattccAAAAATCTCAATGTGATGAGTGTTTCATtccagaaaatacaaaaataaaaatgcagtacaacacagaatGCTGCtccagccaaaacgggaattctttaatTGATTCTCAGCTCATCAATACAGATCAATTGGGAAACAGCCCTCGAACTGATCTCTCATGACCCTTTTATACTCGCTGGTCCCCATTCTTGTGTATGTGTCTAGGTGTGCCTGTCTTTTCTTCggaaaaaaggaaacattggATTTCCAGGCGAAcatgaacatgaatgaatgaatgaataggtTCATGTTGattgacatttatttaaaaaactgcTCCAGAGATAGATCTGAAAAATAATAGCTGATAATAATACAACCCTGTGTAATGCCGGTAATCCTTACCGTAACACTTTGTATATTCTGAAACTTGACGTAGCGCAGAGGAATCAGAGCATCATCTTTGTAGTCTTCCTCTGACAGCTCCAGAGC encodes:
- the nars1 gene encoding asparagine--tRNA ligase, cytoplasmic isoform X2; the protein is MATEITKGELYVSDKCGSDQDGDGTEQKPFKTPLKALLFAGKEPFPTLYVESQKEGERWAVISKTQMKNAKKAFNREQTKNDAKDKKEAEDNERREKNLEEAKKVIIEKDPSLPEPEAVKIHHLEAKRSQRVKVFGWVHRLRRQGKNLMFIVLRDGTGFLQCILSDKLCQCYNGLVLSTESTVALYGTLTPVLEGKQAPGGHELHCDYWELIGLSPAGGADNLLNEESDVDVQLNNRHMMIRGENVSKILRLRSTVTQCFRDHFFSRGYYEITPPTLVQTQVEGGSTLFGLNYFGEQAYLTQSSQLYLETCIPALGDTFCVAQSYRAEQSRTRRHLSEYSHIEAECPFITFEDLLTRLEDLVCDVVDRVLKSPAAELLYDVNPNFKPPKRPFRRMNYTEAIEWLKEHDVKKEDGSYYEFGEDIPEAPERLMTDTINETILLCRFPAEIKSFYMQRCPEDRRLTESVDVLMPNVGEIVGGSMRIWDAEELLEGYKREGIDPTPYYWYTDQRKYGTCPHGGYGLGLERFLTWLLNRHHIRDVCLYPRFIQRCRP
- the nars1 gene encoding asparagine--tRNA ligase, cytoplasmic isoform X1, with translation MATEITKGVAQVSVGELYVSDKCGSDQDGDGTEQKPFKTPLKALLFAGKEPFPTLYVESQKEGERWAVISKTQMKNAKKAFNREQTKNDAKDKKEAEDNERREKNLEEAKKVIIEKDPSLPEPEAVKIHHLEAKRSQRVKVFGWVHRLRRQGKNLMFIVLRDGTGFLQCILSDKLCQCYNGLVLSTESTVALYGTLTPVLEGKQAPGGHELHCDYWELIGLSPAGGADNLLNEESDVDVQLNNRHMMIRGENVSKILRLRSTVTQCFRDHFFSRGYYEITPPTLVQTQVEGGSTLFGLNYFGEQAYLTQSSQLYLETCIPALGDTFCVAQSYRAEQSRTRRHLSEYSHIEAECPFITFEDLLTRLEDLVCDVVDRVLKSPAAELLYDVNPNFKPPKRPFRRMNYTEAIEWLKEHDVKKEDGSYYEFGEDIPEAPERLMTDTINETILLCRFPAEIKSFYMQRCPEDRRLTESVDVLMPNVGEIVGGSMRIWDAEELLEGYKREGIDPTPYYWYTDQRKYGTCPHGGYGLGLERFLTWLLNRHHIRDVCLYPRFIQRCRP